The Streptomyces aurantiacus genome includes a region encoding these proteins:
- a CDS encoding sensor histidine kinase: MDSNEDGRTDDNRTVGRVRAAALAGVRALVLAVVAPAGSIVLFVLAVVSIVLVPLGIGIVTTPWVLAAVRGFADWRRLVAARWCGVRIPPAYRPVPKGANPWGRCFHLLGDPAVRRDLLWLPVDMTAGFVTALLPAALLAYPFEGFALAAGLWRVFTDGTYVGWWYGFVPVGGQLSALGAAALGAALLVTCVYTAPYLLRVHFLLTRSVLASGQGELAERVRVLTETRRDAVDTSAAELRRIERDLHDGAQARLVAMGMDLGTIDALIEKDPAKARQLLAQARRSSAEALTELRDLVRGIHPPVLAERGLGDAVRALALRMPIGTEVDMSLTGRLGAPVESAAYFAVSEVLTNAVKHSGAERIWVDVHHAPVHGGMLRVTVTDDGRGGATTGGGSGLSGVERRLGTFDGVLAVSSPVGGPTMVTMEIPCELS; encoded by the coding sequence ATGGACAGCAACGAGGACGGCAGGACGGACGACAACAGGACGGTCGGCAGGGTGCGGGCCGCGGCGCTCGCCGGGGTGCGGGCTCTGGTGCTGGCCGTGGTGGCGCCGGCCGGGTCGATCGTCCTGTTCGTGCTGGCCGTCGTGTCGATCGTCCTGGTGCCCCTGGGCATCGGCATCGTCACGACACCGTGGGTACTGGCCGCCGTGCGCGGCTTCGCCGACTGGCGGCGGCTGGTGGCGGCCCGGTGGTGCGGGGTGCGGATTCCGCCCGCGTACCGGCCGGTCCCGAAGGGCGCCAATCCGTGGGGCCGGTGCTTCCACCTGCTCGGCGATCCGGCCGTCCGGCGGGACCTCCTGTGGCTCCCGGTCGACATGACCGCGGGCTTCGTCACCGCGCTGCTGCCCGCCGCGCTGCTCGCCTATCCCTTCGAGGGGTTCGCCCTGGCCGCCGGGCTGTGGCGGGTCTTCACCGACGGCACGTACGTCGGCTGGTGGTACGGGTTCGTGCCGGTCGGCGGGCAGCTCAGCGCGCTGGGCGCGGCGGCCCTGGGCGCCGCGCTGCTCGTCACCTGTGTCTACACGGCCCCCTACCTCCTGCGCGTCCACTTCCTGCTGACGCGGTCCGTCCTCGCGTCGGGCCAGGGAGAGCTCGCCGAGCGCGTCCGCGTGCTCACCGAGACGCGGCGCGACGCGGTCGACACCTCCGCGGCCGAACTGCGCCGGATCGAGCGGGACCTGCACGACGGGGCACAGGCGCGGCTGGTCGCGATGGGCATGGATCTCGGCACGATCGATGCCCTGATCGAGAAGGACCCGGCGAAGGCCAGGCAACTGCTCGCACAGGCACGCAGGTCCTCCGCCGAGGCCCTCACCGAACTGCGCGACCTCGTACGGGGTATCCATCCCCCCGTGCTCGCGGAGCGCGGACTCGGTGACGCGGTCAGGGCGCTGGCGCTGCGGATGCCGATCGGGACGGAGGTCGACATGTCCCTGACCGGCCGGCTCGGGGCGCCGGTGGAGTCCGCGGCGTACTTCGCCGTCAGCGAGGTCCTCACCAACGCGGTCAAGCACTCGGGTGCCGAGCGCATCTGGGTCGACGTCCATCACGCCCCGGTGCACGGCGGCATGCTGCGGGTCACCGTCACCGACGACGGCAGGGGCGGCGCCACCACCGGCGGGGGCTCGGGACTCTCCGGAGTCGAACGGCGACTCGGTACATTCGACGGCGTCCTTGCCGTCAGCAGTCCCGTGGGCGGCCCCACCATGGTGACCATGGAGATCCCTTGCGAGTTGTCCTAG
- a CDS encoding SDR family oxidoreductase — translation MRLLMLGGTEFVGRAVVEAALGRGWDVTVFHRGRHAPPAGVTSLHGDRTAPDGLAALAEGEWDVVVDTWSAAPRIVRDAARLLKDRARTYVYVSSCSVYAWPQPAGYDESAPVVQDAAPDAGQTDYARDKRGGELAVLDAFGEERALLVRAGLILGPYENIGRLPWWLARAERGGPVLAPGPRELPLQYVDVRDLAEWTLTAVEGGASGAYNLISPSGHATMGTLLDACARVTGGAAELRWTEPDVILAAGIEPWVQLPVWVPPGSESHDMMHRADVSKAVRDGLRCRPVSETVADTWSWLQDIGGAAPQRPDRPVVGLDPVVEAKVLAG, via the coding sequence ATGAGACTTCTGATGCTGGGTGGTACGGAGTTCGTCGGGCGGGCGGTCGTGGAGGCGGCGCTCGGCCGCGGCTGGGACGTGACCGTCTTCCACCGGGGACGGCACGCCCCGCCCGCCGGGGTGACCTCACTGCACGGCGACCGCACCGCGCCCGACGGGCTCGCGGCCCTGGCGGAAGGAGAATGGGACGTCGTGGTCGACACGTGGTCGGCCGCTCCCCGGATCGTGCGGGACGCGGCCCGGCTGCTGAAGGACCGGGCCCGCACGTACGTGTACGTGTCGAGCTGTTCCGTGTACGCGTGGCCGCAGCCGGCCGGCTACGACGAGAGCGCCCCGGTGGTGCAGGACGCCGCCCCCGACGCCGGGCAGACCGACTACGCCCGCGACAAGCGCGGTGGCGAGCTGGCCGTGCTCGACGCGTTCGGCGAGGAGCGGGCACTGCTGGTGCGGGCCGGCCTGATCCTCGGCCCGTACGAGAACATCGGCCGCCTGCCATGGTGGCTGGCCCGGGCCGAGCGCGGCGGGCCCGTGCTCGCACCGGGCCCCCGCGAACTCCCCCTCCAGTACGTCGACGTCCGCGACCTCGCCGAGTGGACCCTCACGGCCGTGGAGGGCGGTGCGAGCGGGGCGTACAACCTCATCAGCCCGTCGGGGCACGCCACCATGGGGACGCTGCTCGACGCGTGCGCGCGGGTCACGGGCGGCGCGGCCGAGCTGCGGTGGACCGAGCCCGACGTGATCCTGGCGGCCGGCATCGAGCCGTGGGTGCAACTGCCCGTGTGGGTGCCGCCGGGCTCGGAGTCGCACGACATGATGCACAGGGCCGACGTGTCGAAGGCCGTGCGGGACGGGCTCCGGTGCCGTCCCGTCTCCGAAACGGTCGCCGACACCTGGAGCTGGCTGCAGGACATCGGCGGTGCCGCTCCCCAGCGCCCCGACCGGCCCGTGGTGGGGCTCGACCCCGTCGTGGAGGCGAAGGTCCTGGCCGGCTGA
- a CDS encoding winged helix-turn-helix domain-containing protein, translated as MANTRSFSAVATAPTPAPATGPARHRLRSVDRDADWGPARPDGAGNPGRDVTAFLPPGATWLPAPPHTLPTLPGRPPMIGYLVLVPADQPSLLPVAAPETARAESQESGDGSRVRVDTLRRTAEVDGRPLDLTYLEFELLAHLVTHPHRVHTRDQLVTTVWGYGHVGDGRTVDVHIARLRRKLGAEHRDTIRTVRRVGYTYAPTTGS; from the coding sequence ATGGCGAACACCCGTTCCTTCTCCGCCGTTGCCACCGCCCCCACCCCGGCCCCCGCCACGGGCCCGGCACGCCACCGGCTGCGTTCCGTCGACCGGGACGCGGACTGGGGACCTGCCCGCCCGGACGGAGCCGGGAACCCGGGCAGGGACGTCACGGCCTTCCTGCCGCCGGGAGCCACCTGGCTACCCGCTCCCCCGCACACCCTGCCCACGCTGCCGGGCCGGCCGCCGATGATCGGGTACCTGGTGCTCGTACCGGCCGACCAGCCGTCCCTCCTGCCGGTCGCCGCACCGGAGACGGCCCGGGCGGAGTCCCAGGAGTCCGGCGACGGCTCCCGTGTACGGGTCGACACCCTCCGGCGCACCGCCGAGGTCGACGGGCGGCCGCTCGACCTCACGTACCTCGAGTTCGAGCTGCTCGCGCACCTGGTGACGCACCCGCACCGGGTGCACACCCGCGACCAGTTGGTCACCACGGTGTGGGGCTACGGGCACGTGGGCGACGGCCGGACCGTGGACGTCCACATCGCCCGGCTGCGCCGCAAGCTCGGCGCGGAGCACCGGGACACCATCCGGACGGTACGACGCGTCGGATACACGTACGCGCCCACGACCGGGAGTTGA
- the glnII gene encoding glutamine synthetase, with translation MAFKAEYIWIDGTEPTAKLRSKTKILADDAKGAELPIWGFDGSSTNQAEGHASDRVLKPVASFPDPIRGGDDILVMCEVLNIDMTPHESNTRAALSEVVERFGSQEPIFGIEQEYTFFDGERPLGFPVGGFPAPQGGYYCGVGADEIFGRDIVEAHLDNCLKAGLAISGINAEVMPGQWEFQVGPVSPLEVSDHLWVARWLLYRTAEDFDVSATLDPKPVKGDWNGAGAHTNFSTKAMREGYDAIITACESLGEGSKPLDHVKNYGAGIDDRLTGLHETAPWNEYSYGVSDRGASVRIPWQVEKDGKGYIEDRRPNANVDPYIVTRLIVDTCCSALEKAGQV, from the coding sequence GTGGCCTTCAAGGCTGAGTACATCTGGATCGACGGCACCGAGCCGACGGCCAAGCTCCGTTCGAAGACGAAGATACTGGCGGACGACGCGAAGGGTGCGGAGCTGCCGATCTGGGGCTTCGACGGTTCCTCCACGAACCAGGCCGAGGGTCACGCCTCCGACCGGGTGCTCAAGCCGGTCGCGTCCTTCCCGGACCCGATCCGCGGCGGTGACGACATCCTCGTCATGTGCGAGGTCCTCAACATCGACATGACGCCGCACGAGTCCAACACCCGCGCCGCGCTCAGCGAGGTCGTGGAGAGGTTCGGCAGCCAGGAGCCGATCTTCGGCATCGAGCAGGAGTACACCTTCTTCGACGGCGAGCGCCCGCTCGGCTTCCCCGTCGGCGGCTTCCCGGCCCCGCAGGGCGGCTACTACTGCGGCGTCGGCGCCGACGAGATCTTCGGCCGTGACATCGTCGAGGCCCACCTGGACAACTGCCTCAAGGCCGGTCTCGCCATCTCCGGCATCAACGCCGAGGTCATGCCCGGCCAGTGGGAGTTCCAGGTCGGTCCGGTCTCCCCGCTGGAGGTCTCCGACCACCTGTGGGTGGCCCGTTGGCTGCTCTACCGCACCGCCGAGGACTTCGACGTCTCCGCGACGCTGGACCCGAAGCCCGTGAAGGGCGACTGGAACGGCGCGGGCGCGCACACCAACTTCTCCACGAAGGCGATGCGCGAGGGTTACGACGCGATCATCACCGCGTGCGAGTCGCTGGGCGAGGGCTCCAAGCCGCTCGACCACGTCAAGAACTACGGCGCCGGCATCGACGACCGCCTCACGGGCCTGCACGAGACGGCCCCGTGGAACGAGTACTCCTACGGTGTCTCCGACCGTGGCGCCTCGGTCCGTATCCCGTGGCAGGTCGAGAAGGACGGCAAGGGTTACATCGAGGACCGCCGCCCGAACGCCAACGTCGACCCGTACATCGTGACGCGGCTGATCGTCGACACGTGCTGTTCCGCCCTGGAGAAGGCCGGACAGGTCTGA
- a CDS encoding arsenate reductase family protein: MEIWINPACSKCRGAMKLLDEEGADYTVRRYLEDVPDEAEIREVLERLGLEPWDITRTQEAEAKELGMKEWARDAGSRERWVKALAGHPRLIQRPIITAQDGTAVVARTDEAVRDALGR, from the coding sequence ATGGAGATCTGGATCAACCCAGCCTGTTCGAAGTGCCGCGGCGCCATGAAACTGCTGGACGAGGAGGGGGCCGACTACACGGTTCGGCGGTACCTGGAGGACGTGCCCGACGAGGCCGAGATCCGGGAGGTCCTGGAGCGGCTCGGGCTGGAGCCCTGGGACATCACCCGGACCCAGGAGGCCGAGGCGAAGGAACTCGGAATGAAGGAGTGGGCGCGGGACGCCGGTTCGCGGGAGCGGTGGGTCAAGGCCCTGGCCGGACACCCCCGGCTCATCCAGCGGCCGATCATCACCGCGCAGGACGGGACCGCCGTGGTGGCCCGGACGGACGAGGCGGTGCGGGACGCCCTGGGCAGGTGA